A genomic window from Salvia splendens isolate huo1 chromosome 11, SspV2, whole genome shotgun sequence includes:
- the LOC121754499 gene encoding uncharacterized mitochondrial protein AtMg00300-like, whose product MLMEDGSHKILSEVRYIPSIKRNPISLGMLEKKGFTTILADGFMKVLKGNDILMVAESVNNLYYIRAEALNADQINVVTKLKLIDWHNRLGHPGFGGLKELAKKGLIALEAGLDEEELRSCEECILAKSKKMPYATGKHT is encoded by the coding sequence ATGCTCATGGAAGATGGATCTCATAAAATCCTATCAGAAGTCAGATATATACCATCAATTAAGAGAAATCCGATTTCACTTGGAATGCTGGAGAAGAAAGGTTTCACAACCATTCTTGCTGATGGATTCATGAAGGTTTTGAAGGGCAATGACATTCTTATGGTGGCTGAGAGCGTGAATAATTTGTATTATATCAGAGCAGAGGCCCTCAATGCAGATCAGATCAATGTTGTAACAAAACTAAAGTTGATAGACTGGCATAACAGACTGGGCCATCCGGGGTTTGGTGGATTGAAAGAGTTAGCCAAGAAAGGTCTGATAGCTTTGGAAGCGGGACTGGATGAGGAAGAGCTCAGATCTTGTGAAGAGTGTATACTTGCAAAGAGCAAAAAGATGCCATATGCAACTGGGAAACACACTTAA